In Ostrea edulis chromosome 6, xbOstEdul1.1, whole genome shotgun sequence, a single window of DNA contains:
- the LOC125647283 gene encoding uncharacterized protein LOC125647283: MNLAVLDVPHPVPDVDICYGTDASTACPTGQTLIPLQSGQNKCVKRNRISCSEGFFFNNSGCDPCPLGRFQPRTGTGWCDFCPVGTYQDKTGQISCALCEDGTYQNETGSSECRQCPLNDSLTDGGAITNHQIGSVHARSEIGCAMNCLRTRGCYAISYDCKGMTATGQGLCNIMEHEGSMPYTVVSDATMCFMKVRDRYPSYIPITEAHTMTPYISSTSAFPQLSSTTGPQAIIDMVDRLQNMCTATTQSDIAVITGSGTIYIYDDYNSLTTGSCKSVDVTSLFDGYSDLPHVSQWKAVYTVQKSYVDVYTGSKVYRWAIESTKLRKLSGYPKSRQEYLTSVKGSNNYPHYIPENPAWAVHRETLGALDIYFYERSVEYICYYSNQMPKESRFHISDTSNNNQNGNPINPWIHLPVNTVALTAADNIARDFVGITEDLNVVFYTIKAPFDLSEDPTVNLFPLVY, encoded by the exons ATGAACCTGGCGGTTTTAGATGTTCCACATCCG GTTCCCGACGTGGATATATGTTATGGCACAGACGCCTCCACTGCATGCCCCACTGGCCAGACTCTGATTCCTCTCCAAAGTGGCCAAAACAAGTGTGTTAAAA GAAATCGCATTAGCTGTTCCGAAGGATTCTTTTTCAATAACAGCGGGTGTGATCCTTGTCCCCTCGGCCGTTTCCAACCTCGCACAGGTACAGGTTGGTGTGACTTTTGTCCTGTTGGAACGTATCAAGATAAAACAGGCCAAATTAGTTGTGCTCTGTGTGAAGATGGAACGTACCAAAACGAGACAGGAAGTTCTGAATGCCGACAATGTCCGCTGAATG ATTCCCTAACGGATGGGGGAGCCATCACTAATCATCAGATTGGAAGTGTTCACGCAAGATCTGAG ATTGGATGCGCAATGAATTGTTTGAGAACCAGAGGATGTTATGCAATATCTTACGATTGCAAGGGCATGACTGCCACAGGACAAGGGCTTTGTAATATCATGGAACACGAGGGATCGATGCCATACACCGTGGTGTCTGACGCCACAATGTGTTTTATGAAGGTTAGAGATAGGTATCCTTCATATATACCTATAACAGAAGCCCATACTATGACGCCATACATATCGTCTACAAGTGCCTTTCCGCAATTGTCTTCAACAACTGGCCCACAG GCAATCATTGACATGGTAGACCGTCTACAAAACATGTGCACGGCGACTACCCAGAGTGACATAGCAGTCATAACAGGATCGGGCACCATCTACATATATGATGACTACAATTCCTTGACCACTGGGTCTTGTAAGTCCGTCGATGTTACTTCGTTGTTCGATGGCTACAGTGACCTTCCTCACGTCTCCCAGTGGAAAGCAGTGTATACTGTACAGAAGAGCTATGTAGACGTGTATACAG GCTCAAAGGTTTACCGCTGGGCGATAGAATCAACCAAGCTAAGAAAACTTTCTGGTTATCCAAAATCGAGACAAGAATACCTAACCTCTGTCAAAGGAAGCAATAACTATCCACATTACATACCTGAAAATCCAGCCTGGGCCGTCCATAGGGAAACTCTAGGGGCATTGGATATCTACTTTTACGAACGGAGCGTTGAATATATATGCTACTACAGCAATCAAATGCCCAAAGAGAGTCGTTTCCATATATCGGACACGTCTAACAACAACCAGAATGGGAATCCTATCAATCCATGGATACATCTTCCTGTCAACACAGTGGCTTTGACGGCTGCAGACAACATTGCTCGTGATTTTGTTGGGATAACTGAGGACCTAAATGTCGTTTTCTACACGATAAAAGCCCCATTTGATCTCAGTGAAGATCCCACTGTGAATCTATTCCCTCTTGtttattga
- the LOC125646925 gene encoding uncharacterized protein LOC125646925, with protein MQLPGTRIHFHESRKTLDARTKELASQGIEVSIKKADPFMPEQEDARWDNKLLGTHTSKSYIYTVFYYNCKLFGLRGLDEHRQLEVCQVKCGISDEKAYIEFCGRTSKNFAGGVHQRNVLAKSICHYTSTSGTSRSLYDVYASYISMMGNGPFYRQPLPGPEPRFGVQPMKVNKLGTMVKTMCAEAGFFRNFTNHSGKRTCATTLFHSGHTRDDQNNNFLKLVELWNHK; from the exons ATGCAATTACCAGGAACTCGGATACATTTTCATGAATCCAGAAAAACCCTTGACGCGCGAACGAAGGAGCTGGCATCCCAAGGGATAGAAGTGTCGATTAAGAAAGCCGATCCCTTTATGCCGGAACAAGAAGATGCCCGTTGGGATAACAAACTACTTGGAACACATACGTCAAAAAGTTACATTTATACAGTATTTTACTATAATTGCAAACTTTTTGGACTTAGGGGTCTCGATGAGCACCGACAATTAGAGGTATGTCAGGTGAAATGCGGCATTTCTGATGAAAAAGCATACATAGAATTTTGTGGTCGCACATCTAAGAATTTCGCTGGGGGTGTTCACCAGAGGAACGTTCTTGCAAAGTCGATCTGCCACTACACATCCACATCCGGAACGTCTCGCAGTTTATACGATGTTTATGCTTCCTACATTTCTATGATGGGGAATGGGCCATTCTACAGACAGCCACTACCAGGACCTGAGCCACGTTTCGGAGTCCAGCCTATGAAAGTCAATAAGTTGGGTACCATGGTGAAAACCATGTGTGCAGAAGCAGGGTTTTTCAGAAACTTCACTAACCACTCGGGGAAACGCACGTGTGCCACTACCTTGTTTCATTCAG GGCATACAAGAGATGATCAGAACAACAACTTCTTGAAGTTAGTCGAGCTCTGGAACCATAAATGA